The following DNA comes from Kitasatospora sp. NBC_01287.
GTACTGGATGCCCGGGTCGGCGCAGGCCCAGGCGGCCTCGGCCATCTTGCGGAAGAGCTTCTTGGCGTCGACGGTCTCGATGACCTCGCCGGTCATCCGGGCCCGCAGACCGAATTCCGAACCGGATTCCACGGCCCGCATGAATTCGTCGGAGACCCGGACCGAGTTGTTGGCGTTCTGGTACTGCACGGAGGTGATGTCGTCGCCGCCCAGGTCCATGTCGAAGCCGGCGTCGCGCAGCGCGCGGATCTTCTCCTCCTCCTTCACCTTGGTCTCGATGAAGGCCTCGACGTCGGGGTGGTCGACGTCCAGCACGACCATCTTGGCCGCGCGGCGGGTGGCGCCGCCGGACTTGATGGTGCCGGCCGAGGCGTCGGCGCCGCGCATGAAGGAGACCGGACCCGAGGCGTTGCCGCCGGAGGAGAGCAGTTCCTTGGAGGAGCGGATCCGGGAGAGGTTCAGGCCGGCGCCGGAGCCGCCCTTGAAGATCATCCCCTCTTCCTTGTACCAGTCGAGGATCGAGTCCATGGAGTCGTCGACGGCCAGGATGAAGCAGGCGCTGACCTGCTGCGGCTGCTTGGTGCCGACGTTGAACCAGACCGGCGAGTTGAAGCTGAACACCTGGTGGAGGAGGGCGTGGGTCAGCTCGTGCTCGAAGGTCTCGGCATCGGCGGGCGTGGCGAAGTAGCCGTGCTTCTCACCGGCGGCGCGGTAGGTGAGCACCACGCGGTCGATGATCTGCTTGAGGCTCCACTCGCGCTGCGGGGTGCCCACCGCGCCGCGGAAGTACTTCGAGGTGACGATGTTCACCGCGTTGACCGACCAGAAGTCGGGGAACTCGACGCCGCGCTGCTCGAAGTTGATCGAGCCGTCACGCCAGTTGGTCATGACGACGTCGCGCCGCTCCCAGCTGACCGCGTCGTAGGGGTGGACCCCAGGAGTGGTGTAGATGCGCTCGATCCGCAGGCCGCCCTTGGGAGCCTTGCCGGCCCCCTTCCCCGCCTTCTCGGACTTCGACCCGCGTGCGGAACCGCTCGTCGTGTCTGTCACTGCTTCTCCTCCTCCTGGGCATACGCCCCGCATACCCCAATTGTCGCTTTTCAGCGCAGAGGGGTATCGCTGCTTCTTCGCTTCTCCTGGTGTGCGGGCAGGCCGGACAGGCCGACCGGTTCGCACCGCTTGTATGGGTTCGCGCGCCGTTTCCGGACGCGCCCGCGGCCCTTGCGGGCCGCGCTTCTCGCCGCCTGGTGCCCTAGGGCGCCGCGGCGGGGAGGGCGGCCGCAGCGCCGCCCTCGGCCGGAGCCGGCCCGGGGAGCTCGGCCCCGCGCAGCTCCGTGATGGCCGCCTCGAAGTCCGACAGCCCGTCGTAGGCCTGGTAGACCGAGGCGAAACGCAGGTACGCCACCACGTCCAGGTCCTTGAGCGGGCCGAGTATGGCCAGCCCGACGTCATGGGTGGAGAGCTCCGCGTTGCCGCTGGCCCGCACGCACTCCTCGACCCGCTGGCCGAGCAGCGCGAGGGCGTCCTCGGTGACCGGTCGGCCCTGGCAGGCCTTGCGGACGCCGGAGATCACCTTCTCCCGGCTGAACGGCTCGGTCACCCCGCTGCGCTTGATCACCATCAGCGCGGCCGTCTCCACCGTGGTGAAGCGGCGGCCGCAGTCGGGGCACTGCCGGCGGCGGCGGATCGAGCTGCCGTCGTCCGTGGTGCGACTGTCGACCACGCGACTGTCCGAGTGCCGGCAGAAGGGGCAGTGCACGGGACCGACTCCCTTCTGGGTCTGGCTGGCGGGCGAGCAGCGTCCAGTCTAGGCGACGCCCACCATGATCAAGTACCGGGGACCACAACCTGTGGGCCACGGGGACCTATGTAACCACTAGATCTAGGCCGCTGTCCCGATCGGACACACCCGATTCGGTGTCGCGCGGATCACCCGGCGCAATCGCCGCTGGTCAGTTGCCGGGGGCCGCCGGACAGGCTCACCCGGACGGCGCAGGGGCGGATTCCGGCCGACTGTCGGCCACCTCGCCCCCGCACCCCACCCGGGCCCGCCGCGCCCTTTAGAATCGATCTGATCGAACATTTAATCGACATACACCGAATGCCTTGATCAAGTCAGCCGACTCCCTGATAATTCACTCGAACGTGTGTTTGGCGCAACCTTTCGATAGGTGCTGCCGTTGGGCTGGGCAGGCAAGGGAGAACGCCCGACGAGAGGGGCCGCCGTGAGCACCGTACAGACCACCAGCAGCAGTTCCACCGCAATCCAGAACCTCCCGAACACCGTGGCCGACGGCCGCGGTATCCCGGGGCAGGAGCGCGCCCCGCACCTCGCGGGTCGGACCACCGCGGACCACCAGAGCATGGACCAGAGCATGGATCGCAGCGACAACGAGCGCCCCGGCACCGCGCCGGGCTTCCTCCCCGACCAGCTGGTCGAGCACGCCTCGGTGCAGGACGTGCCGCTCGGCTTGCCGAACGGCCAGGCCCGCTCACTGCCCGGCCGCCCCCCCGGGATCCGCACCGACGAGGCCGGGCTGACCGAGCGCCAGCGCCGGGTGATCGACGTGATCAGGGATTCGGTGCAGCGGCGCGGCTACCCGCCGAGCATGCGGGAGATCGGCCAGGCCGTCGGCCTCTCCTCCACCTCCTCGGTGGCCCACCAGCTGATGGCCCTGGAGCGCAAGGGCTTCCTGCGCCGCGACCCGCACCGGCCGCGGGCCTACGAGGTGCGCGGCGTCGAGGTGACCCGGCCCAACACCGCCGAGGCCGCCGGGCGCCCGTCCACCTCCTACGTGCCGCTGGTCGGGCGGATCGCCGCCGGCGGCCCGATCCTGGCCGAGCAGACGGTGGAGGACGTCTTCCCGCTGCCCCGTCAACTGGTCGGCGAGGGCGAGCTGTTCGCGCTCACCGTGCGCGGCGACTCGATGATCGAGGCCGCGATCTGCGACGGTGACTGGGTCACCGTGCGCCGCCAGCCGGTTGCCGAGAACGGCGACATCGTGGCCGCGATGATCGACGGCGAGGCCACCGTGAAGCGCCTCAAGCGCGAGGACGGCCGGATCTGGCTGATGCCGCACAACCCCGCCTACGAGCCCATCCCCGGCGACAACGCGACCATCCTGGGCAAGGTGGTGGCGGTGCTGCGCCGCCTCTGAGGGACGGCCCACTGACAGGCTGCCTCCGCAGCCCGCTGGCAGGCCGCGGCGGGCTGCGGAGGCAGCCTGGAGCACGGCTGAGCCCCTGCCGATCGGCAGGGGCTCAGCCGTGCTCCAGGCGTGCTCAGCCGCGCTTGGCGACGGGGCGCGGCGGCGGCGCGGCGGCCGCGATCGCCGCCAGCGAGCGCCGCACCTGGTTGCGGTCGGTGGTGTACCAGAAGTCCGGCATCGAGGCGCGGAAGAAGCCGCCGTACCGGGCGGTGGCCAGTCGCGGATCGAGCACCGCGACCACGCCGCGGTCCTCCGCCGCCCGGACCAGCCGGCCCGCGCCCTGCGCCATCAGCAGCGCGGCGTGCGTGGCCGCCACCGCCATGAAGCCGTTCCCGCCGGCCTCCTCGACGGCCTTCTGCCGCGCGCTCATCAGCGGGTCGTCCGGGCGCGGGAACGGGATCCGGTCCATCACCACCAGCTGGCAGGCGGAGCCCGGCACGTCCACCCCCTGCCAGAGCGAGAGGGTGCCGAAGAGGCAGCTCTCCGGATCGCTCGCGAAGGCCCGGATCAGCTCGCCCAGGGTGTCCTCGCCCTGCAGCAGGATCGGGAAGTCGAGCCGCTCACGCAGCTGCTCGGCGGCGTTCTGGGCGGCCCGCATCGAGGAGAAGAGGCCCAGCGTGCGCCCGCCGGCCGCGCCGATCAGCTCGGCCAGCTCGTCCAGCATCTGCGGCCGGTCCGGCTCCCGGCCCGGCGGCGGCAGGTGCTTGGCGACGTAGAGGATGCCCTGCTTGGGGTAGGAGAACGGCGAGCCGACGTCCAGCCCGCGCCAGTACGGCGGGGCGTCCTCGCCCTCGGCCCGCTCCGGCTCGGCGCCGCCGCGCAGGTCCGGCAGCCGGCCCTCACCGGGCAGGCCGACCGAGGCGGCCACCCCGTTGAAGTCACCGCCGAGCTTGAGGGTGGCCGAGGTGAGCACCACCGAGCGTTCCTTGTAGAGGTTCTCCCGCAGCAGGCCGGAGACGCTCATCGGCGCCACCCGCAGCGAGGCCGGAACCAGGCCGTAGCGGTCGTTGCGCTCGATCCAGACCACGTCGTACGGCGACTCGGAGAGCAGCCGCTCGGTGGTGTCGTGCAGCGTCTCGGCGGCGGCCATCGCCTGCTTGCGCACCGCGTCCTCGTCGCTCAGGCCCTTGTCCCTGGTCTCGCCGAGCGAGGTGATCACCAGGCGGCTGGCGTCCCGGATCGCGGCGACCGCGTAGCCGAGGTACTCGGGCAGCTCGTCGACCTTGCCGGGCTGGGCGGTCTCCATCAGGCCGTGGTAGCTCTCGGCGGCGGCCTGCAGCGCGTCCACCGCCTTCTCGTTGGCGAGCCGGGCGGCCCGCTTGACGGCCCGGTTGACCGCGCCGACGGTCAGTTCGGCGGTGGCCGCACCGGTCACCCGGTTCACCAGCTCGTGCGCCTCGTCGATGATCAGCAGCTCGTGCTCGGGCAGCACCGGGGCGCCCTCGATCGCGTCGATCGCCAGCAGCGCGTGGTTGGTGACCACCACGTCGGCGAGCTTGGCCCGCTCCCTGGCCTGCTCCGCGAAGCACTCCTGGCCGTACGCGCAGCGGGTGGCGCCCAGGCACTCCCGGGAGCTGACGGAGAGTTGGGCCCAGGCCTTGTCGGATACCCCGGGGCTCATGTCGTCGCGGTCGCCGGTCTCGGTCTCGTCCGCCCAGTCGCGCAGCCGCAGGACGTCCTGGCCGAGCTTGCCGCTGGGACCGCCGAGCGCCTCGACCGGGTCGAAGAGCCCCTCGCCCTCCTCGCTCGGGGTGCCCTCCCTGGCCCGGTGCAGGCACAGGTAGTTGGAGCGGCCCTTGAGCATCGCGAAGAGCGGGCGGCGGCGCAGGATCGGGTGCAGCGCCTCCACCGTGCGGGGCAGGTCCCGCTCCACCAACTGGCGTTGCAGCGCCAGGGTGGCGGTGGCCACCACCACCCGGTCCCCGTGCGCGAGCGCGGGGACCAGGTAGGCGAGTGACTTGCCGGTGCCGGTGCCGGCCTGCACCAGCAGGTGCTCGGCGCCGTCGACGGCGTCGGCCACGGCCTCGGCCATCTGGATCTGGCCGGGCCGTTCGACTCCGCCGACCGCGGCGACCGCGGCGTGCAGGAGCTCGGGGATGCGGCCGGTCGGTACGGGGCCCGGGCCCGGGGCGTTCGATCCCTCGGCGGGCGGCTGGGGTGCGGAGTCGTTCGTCATGGCCGTTCCACCCTACGGGGCCCCACTGACAAAGCCCTCGCGCGGACCGGGGTGCTCCGGCGCTTCCCCGGCTCGCGGGGCCGCCGCCAGCGGGTTCGGCACCTGCCCGTGCACCGCCGCGTGCGGGCGCTCGGCGCGGTCCCGATAGCCGTCCAGCAGCAGGCGGTTGCGGTTCAGGCAGAGCCGGTCGATCGTCGGCGTGAGCAGGTCGAAGAGCGCGAACCGCTCGGCCAGCTCGGGGAAGCGCTCCTGGTACGCCAGGACCTCGGCCCGCAGCAAGCCCCAGAACTCCGCCTCCGGCAGCCCGGCCCGCCGCTCCAGCAGCGGCGCGAGGTAGCGGTAGACGCCGATGAAGAGGCCCGCGTGCAGGAACTGGCACAGGCCCGCCGGCGGCTCCCGCAGCAGCACCCGCGCCACGGCGGGCGGCAGCTCGCGCAGCTCGGGCAGGTCCTGGTCACTGAGGTTCACGTCGTCGACGAAGTCCTTGACCGCCAGCCGCACCGGGACGTCGGCACTGTCGAAGAGCAGGATCGCGTTCTCGCCGTGCGGGGAGAAGACCGTGCCGTAGCGGTAGAGGAAGTGCAACAGCGGCGGCAGCATCACGCCGAGGAGCCGGGCCGCCCAGGCACGGGCGGTGAGCCCCGAGCGGGCGATCAGCTCCTCGGCCAGCGACCGCCCGTCCGCCCCGGTCTGCAGCAGCGCGGCCAGCGTGCGCCCGCGCTCCCCCGGCGCGAGGTACGCGCCGAGCGGCTCGCGCCAGATCGCGCCGAGCAGCTCCTTGTACTGGTAGGGCGCCTCCGGCAGCCGCGCGTAGTAGGGGTGCTCGACGGTGACCGAGGCGACCTCGCCGAGCAGCACCACCCGGCACTCCTCGCGCAGGAACGGGTCGCGGTCGCGCAGCCCGTGGATCCACGCGGTGACGGCCGGGGCGGCCAGCGTGCGCTCGGTCGGCAGGCCGCGCCAGACCAGCGTGTTGAGCACCGAGAGCGGCAGCTTGACCGTGTGCCGGTGCGGGCTGGTCACGTTGAAGAAGGAGCGGATCGACTGCTGCGGCAACCGCAGGTCGCCGTCGGGGGGCAGCAGCACGATCCGCCCCTCGGCGACCCAGGGGGCGAAGAGCGGCAGCACGGTCTCGTCCCACTGCCAGGGGTGCACCGGCAGCAGCAGGTAGGCGGCCGGGTCCAGGCCCTGGTCCGCCAGGCGCCGCCGGTAGCCGGCCAGCACCTCGGCGTCCAGCTCGGCCCGGTGGAGCACCTCGGCCTCGGCCAGCGCGCCGGTGCCGCGGTACTCGGCCAGGTCCCGGTGCACGGCGAGCCAGTTCAGCCGCGCCGGTGTGCGGGCCTCGGGGGTCCAGGCGGCGGCGTCGGTGGCGGAGAAGCCGAGCCGGCCCTTGTTGAGCACCAGCCACGGGTGGCCGCTCTGG
Coding sequences within:
- a CDS encoding IucA/IucC family siderophore biosynthesis protein; translation: MAEPVTRQLTRPRWQAACRALLAKLLAEFSYEELLHPEPVPDGYRLALPEGPEYRFTARRGAYGSWQVDPGSIRADGQPAADPFAFVLAARGLLGLSGDTSGHLVRELTATLLADVRLAAGALSAAELADLDHTALEGHQSGHPWLVLNKGRLGFSATDAAAWTPEARTPARLNWLAVHRDLAEYRGTGALAEAEVLHRAELDAEVLAGYRRRLADQGLDPAAYLLLPVHPWQWDETVLPLFAPWVAEGRIVLLPPDGDLRLPQQSIRSFFNVTSPHRHTVKLPLSVLNTLVWRGLPTERTLAAPAVTAWIHGLRDRDPFLREECRVVLLGEVASVTVEHPYYARLPEAPYQYKELLGAIWREPLGAYLAPGERGRTLAALLQTGADGRSLAEELIARSGLTARAWAARLLGVMLPPLLHFLYRYGTVFSPHGENAILLFDSADVPVRLAVKDFVDDVNLSDQDLPELRELPPAVARVLLREPPAGLCQFLHAGLFIGVYRYLAPLLERRAGLPEAEFWGLLRAEVLAYQERFPELAERFALFDLLTPTIDRLCLNRNRLLLDGYRDRAERPHAAVHGQVPNPLAAAPRAGEAPEHPGPREGFVSGAP
- a CDS encoding ATP-dependent DNA helicase, encoding MTNDSAPQPPAEGSNAPGPGPVPTGRIPELLHAAVAAVGGVERPGQIQMAEAVADAVDGAEHLLVQAGTGTGKSLAYLVPALAHGDRVVVATATLALQRQLVERDLPRTVEALHPILRRRPLFAMLKGRSNYLCLHRAREGTPSEEGEGLFDPVEALGGPSGKLGQDVLRLRDWADETETGDRDDMSPGVSDKAWAQLSVSSRECLGATRCAYGQECFAEQARERAKLADVVVTNHALLAIDAIEGAPVLPEHELLIIDEAHELVNRVTGAATAELTVGAVNRAVKRAARLANEKAVDALQAAAESYHGLMETAQPGKVDELPEYLGYAVAAIRDASRLVITSLGETRDKGLSDEDAVRKQAMAAAETLHDTTERLLSESPYDVVWIERNDRYGLVPASLRVAPMSVSGLLRENLYKERSVVLTSATLKLGGDFNGVAASVGLPGEGRLPDLRGGAEPERAEGEDAPPYWRGLDVGSPFSYPKQGILYVAKHLPPPGREPDRPQMLDELAELIGAAGGRTLGLFSSMRAAQNAAEQLRERLDFPILLQGEDTLGELIRAFASDPESCLFGTLSLWQGVDVPGSACQLVVMDRIPFPRPDDPLMSARQKAVEEAGGNGFMAVAATHAALLMAQGAGRLVRAAEDRGVVAVLDPRLATARYGGFFRASMPDFWYTTDRNQVRRSLAAIAAAAPPPRPVAKRG
- the lexA gene encoding transcriptional repressor LexA, with the translated sequence MVEHASVQDVPLGLPNGQARSLPGRPPGIRTDEAGLTERQRRVIDVIRDSVQRRGYPPSMREIGQAVGLSSTSSVAHQLMALERKGFLRRDPHRPRAYEVRGVEVTRPNTAEAAGRPSTSYVPLVGRIAAGGPILAEQTVEDVFPLPRQLVGEGELFALTVRGDSMIEAAICDGDWVTVRRQPVAENGDIVAAMIDGEATVKRLKREDGRIWLMPHNPAYEPIPGDNATILGKVVAVLRRL
- the nrdR gene encoding transcriptional regulator NrdR, with product MHCPFCRHSDSRVVDSRTTDDGSSIRRRRQCPDCGRRFTTVETAALMVIKRSGVTEPFSREKVISGVRKACQGRPVTEDALALLGQRVEECVRASGNAELSTHDVGLAILGPLKDLDVVAYLRFASVYQAYDGLSDFEAAITELRGAELPGPAPAEGGAAAALPAAAP